A stretch of DNA from Maridesulfovibrio sp.:
CCATGCCCAGCCATACGGCAAGGTCCAGAACAGGAAGAATATGGTTGCGCAGGGGAATGGTGCCCATGAAGCAGGGGTGTTCGGCTGATTCCGGATGATTAAGTTGCGGGCTTTCGATAACCTGCATGACCTTGGCCACGTTTACTCCGAAATGGCACCTGGCCTCGGGACCGTCTGCTGATTCGGGTATGTCTATGTAGAATTCCAGAATTTCCAGCTCGTTGGTTCCGGTTTCCAGCAGGATTTCATTTTTTGCCATAACAGCGGCTCCTGTCATTTGTTCGCAACTTGCGGTTTACTTAATTTTATTTCCTCAAATTACTACATTCCAAAGGGCAGGTCCATAAAATTTGAGCCTGAAGCGGTAGCTATTATTACTTTACAATTTTGGACCAGTTGTTTAATTTGTTACTAATGAAGGAGGCATCTGATTAATGTATAAAATTCTGATCGCTGAGGATGACAAGATATCTCAGAAACTCGCAGCACGTTTCGTTGGGGACATGGGACATATACCTTTTGTCAGCCCTCACGGGAAGCATGCATATGAAGCTTTGAAAGCCGAAAATGACTTTGACGTGTTGATAACTGATATAATGATGCCGGAAATGGATGGAAGGCAGTTGGTGCAGACATTGCGGGGAGATTCGCAATTCATGAAACTGCCTATCGTCATTATGTCCGCGGTCGTCGGTGTTTCGGATATTTCGAATCTGCTGGCTCTGGGAGCCACTTATTTTCTCCCGAAACCAATAGACAAGGCCGAGTTTGAAGAGGTCATTCAGCGCTGTCTCAAATAGCGTTTATGAGAGGAAATAGAGACTGCCGCTATCTTCGTGACTGAAGAGTTGCTGAAAGAATGTCTGTGCCCGACATGGAATGCCACAGGGTTTTTCTGGTGCTTACCGTGAATGCAGGCTGTCTCAAGAGTTGAAAAGACTATTGCTATTTGCATTGTATATAAGGCTCCGCAATATTGCGGGGCCTTTTTTATGTCTTGAAAATATCAGGGTCCCATGGGTTGTTAGCAGACGAGAATGAGTATAATGAAAACAGGAGCCGCTTGAAAATAGGGTGATATTTTGCCCGGATGCAATAAGCTGTTTTCGTTGCAGGCTATGCGGGACCACTGTTCGGGAAAGCCTCACTGGCTGGTGGCCTGCCTGCCGTTGAAGTTGATTTTTTTGAAAACGTAAATTCTGGGGGTGCGTTTTGTCGTTTGAGATTCTGGATAAATTCAAAGATCCCGAGTTGTGCAGGGAACTGCTCGGGCGGCTCCGTGACGAACTTGACGGAGAGATACGATTTATGGAGGTCTGCGGAACCCACACGGTCGCCATTTTCCGCAGCGGACTCCATTCCGTACTGCCCGAAGAGATTGTTCATCTCAGCGGTCCGGGCTGCCCGGTCTGCGTGACACACGAGTCGGAAGTCAATGCCTTTCTTGATCTTGCGGGCAGGGAGAATGTGATTGTCGCCACTTTCGGCGACCTGATCAAGGTCCCCGGTGACAAGGGACATTGCCTGAAAAATGCACAGGCTGACGGGGCAAGGGTGGAAATCATATACTCCCCGTTTGATGCTCTGGATATTGCCCGAAAAAATCCGGACAGCACGGTTGTTTTTCTGGGTGTTGGATTCGAGACAACGGCACCGACGATTGCCGGGACGGTGCTTATGGCCCGACAGCAGGGATTGAAGAATTTCAAGGTGCTGTCTTTTCACAAGCTTGTTCCTCCTGCACTGGAAGTTCTGATTTCCGATCCGGAAACAAAAATCGACGGATTCATACTGCCCGGTCATGTCTCAACAGTGATCGGGGTTCATCCATATGATTTCATAGGTGAAAAGTACGGCAAGCCCGCTGTGGTGACCGGTTTTGATCCGGTCGATATTCTTCAGGGACTGCTGCTTATGGTTCGCTCCGCCCGTGAAGAAAATCCGAAACCGGTCAATCAGTATATTCGCGCTGTTTCGGAAAACGGTAATCCCAAGGCCGTGGAAATTATGTATCAGGTCTTTGAACCGGCGGACGCGCTCTGGAGAGGTATCGGTTCCATTTCCGGAAGCGGCCTTGAGTTCCGTGATGAATTTTCTGATTTCGATGCCAAGAAGATTTTCGATCTGAATATCGGTGAATGTGCTCCACTGCCCGGATGCCGGTGCGGGGATGTCCTGAAGGGCAAGATGACTCCGGACAAATGTCCTTTGTTCGGCAAGGCATGTACTCCTGCCAAACCCGTCGGTCCGTGTATGGTTTCAACTGAAGGCAGCTGTGCCGCTTACTTCAAATACAAAGTAGATTAGATATGTCCACAAATAAGGTTTTACTTGATTACGGCTCTGGCGGAAGAGCTTCCCAGAGGCTTATTTCCGAACTTTTTCTCAAACATTTTGCAAACCCGGAACTGGATCGTCTGAATGATGCCGCCAGCCTGCAGCTGAGCGGGAAAATATCCGTCAGCACCGACAGTTTCACCGTGGACCCGATATTTTTTCCCGGCGGAGACATCGGATCGCTTGCCGTACATGGAACGGTGAACGATGTCGCTATGCTCGGCGCCATACCCAGGTATATGACCTGTGCATATATTATAGAAGAAGGGCTGCCCATGGATGACCTTGAACGCATAGTATCTTCCATGGGAGCTGCCTGCAGTCACGCCGGGGTTTACATTGTGACCGGCGATACCAAGGTTGTGCCACGGGGCATGGTCGACAAGATTTTTATCAATACGACCGGCATCGGGGAGATAATTGCCGATCCTGCTCCGGCAGGAGACAGGGCCGCTCCCGGAGATGTCGTTCTGGTCAGCGGAACCATGGGGGACCACGGACTGACTATTCTTGGAACACGCGAAGGACTCTCTCTTGAGTCCAATGTAAAAAGCGACAGCGCGGCACTGAATCACCTGTTGGTAAAACTGGTGCAGGAGGTCCCGGAAATTCATGTTCTGCGTGATCCGACCCGTGGAGGGCTGGCTACGACCCTTAATGAAATTACTGCGTCATCGAATGTCTGCTGTGAGCTGGAAGAGTCCGCAATCCCGGTCAGACCCGAAGTCGCAGGCGGATGTTCCTTTCTTGGTCTTGATCCGCTGTATCTGGCCAACGAAGGAAAATTTCTGTGCATTCTGCCGCAGAAATATGCCGACATGGCTCTCAATATCATGCACGCAGATGAACTGGGCCGTGATGCCTGTCAGGTTGGAGTGATTACCGAGACAAATCCTGGCAAAGTTGTTCTGGTTACTCCCCTTGGCGGAAAGAGACTGCTGAACATGCTTGAGGGTGAGCAATTGCCCAGAATCTGTTGATCTACATAAAATAAAAGTATTTTACTGCGGCTTTTCCTGTGCGGGAAAAGCCGCTTTTTTTTGCTGTGTAAATATACCGGGGACTTGTCGGCAGCATGAATGTTGTTATAGCATGAAGATAACTTGAGGCAGAAATAACATATGGAGTAAAGCGTGGACCCCAAACTGAAAGAATGTATAGAGGCGGTGAGCCGGGTTGTCACCGAGGAAGGTATTGCCGTCTACTTTCAACCCTTGATTTCGTTGGAATCAAGGAATGTTGTGGGTTTTGAGGCGTTTTCCCGCGGAGTGGACCGTGAAGGCAGGACTGTCGCCGGTCCCGGATATCTTTTCAATGACCTGCTCCCGCTTGCCGCGCAGCAGCGAGTGGAGAACCTTTGCCTGAAAAAAAGTCTGGAATCTTTTCTTCCCATTAATGAACGCTATCCGGAAATGCTTCTTTTTCTGAACGTGAACAGCAGCGCATACGGTGCCGAAGAAGTCACTCCATCCACGCTGATAACCGATTTTGATTTAAATCCCCGGATTATTGTTTTTGAATTCGATGTTTCGCAGTTGAAGAAAAGCGCTCCGGCAAAGCTTATACGCGAGTTATCCGCTCAGGGATTCAGGATTTCTCTGGACAACGTGGATGGAAGTCTTCAGAGCCGGGAGCTCCTATTGAGATTGCAGCCGGATTTCGCCAAATTGGGGCGTAGTTATTACGAAGGCGTGGACAGTTCGAAGCATAAGTTCGATCAGGCGAGAGGGGCCGCTCTGATTCTTCGGGAAACCGGAGCGATAGCCATTGCAAAAGGGGTTGAAACCGAAGCCGAGGCTCTGGCTCTGGCGCAGGCGGGAATTGTCCTGCAGCAGGGCTATCTCTACAGCGACAGCCGTAGCGAAGACGGTGAGCAGGAATCTTTTCAGGATAAGGTTTCCCGGATAAACGGGTTTTACAGGAGCTTCAGGGCCAGAAATATTCGGGGATCGCAGGAAAAATTCAGGGATTTTCATCAGGTTCTCAAAGGAGCCATGACCCGGTTGCAGCAGGAGGATTCCGGGGGTACGAACTGGATGCTGGACGATCTGGCTCGGAAAACTCCGGGGCTGGTTTCGGCTTTTGTCCTTAACGGAGCCGGGAAGCAGATAAGTAAACGAGTGCTTGGGCAGGAAGCAGACTTCATCGGCCGATATATTGAGCCTTCGTCAGAGGGCAGCGATCACAGCCATGAAGATTATTACATGTACCTGAATTCTGGGTTTGAAAAAGTGGCCGGATGCAGAAGCATCAGTGCCTACAGCCGGGAACCTGTTCGGTATCTTGCCGGATTTTTTTATCAGGGCGGGCGCAGGGGAGCAATACTGGTTGTGGAGTATGTTGATAAGCTCCGGTGATTGTCTTTCCTTAACGGAGCTCTTTCTTTTGCTCCGCTAAAAGGCAGTTAAGAGGATTAATTTGATGCGCTTCGCGCTTTTGATAATTTGGTTTCGCCGCTGGCAGCCAAAGGGGATAATCCCCTTTGGAAACCCTGATGATTTATAATGGTTGCTTGAAAATTACTACTTTAACAAAAGTTATGCGGATCTGAGGCAATAATCATATATCTTAAAGACTGGATGACAGGATTCTGTTTTTATATCTTTTTTCCCTGAATATCCTGAAAGCCTCACGGGACTTTATTATCCCTGCGATTTTTCCATCACTTTTAATGACCGGAACGAAAGATACCCCGGTCCTTTCGAAAAGCATCAGGGTCTCCTTGAGGTTGGAGTCTGTGTTCACCGAAACAACTGTGCGGACCATCAGGGTATCGACTATGGCCGGAGCTCCTCCTGTGTCGTGATTTCCCTTTAGCCAGGAACGCATGTCTCTAAGCGTGAGTATCCCGGCTACTCGGCCGTCATCGTCAAGTACCGGAAAATGGGGGAAAGGGGAGTCGGTTACCATGGACGCAGCCTTTTCCAGATGATCACTGGTGTGCAGGTAATCAAATTCGGTGTCCATGACCTCGTCTACCGAGACATTTACCAGCACGGATTCGTCATGGCCGCGCAGAATGTTGATGCCCTGCCGCAACAGCTTGGCTTCGTACACGGAATAGCCTTTGAGCAGGCGGACCACCAAAGCACTTGTAATGCAGCCCACCATCATCGGCAGGATGATTTTATAGGAATAGGTCAACTCGAACACTGTAAGGACGGCGGTGATCGGGGCCAGTGTCGTACCCGCCACTACGGTGCCCATCCCTACCAGCGCGTACTGCCCGTGTGTAAGGGCCAGTTGAGGAAAGATCATATTCATGGTCGAGCTTACGGACACGCCAAGGGCTGCGCCAAGGACCAGCGAAGGGGCAAATATGCCTCCGCTCATGCCGGACCCTATGCACAGCGATGTTGCCGTCATTTTGCAGATCAGTATGATAACGGCCAGTTCAAGCGGAAGCACGCCTTCCATTCCCATATCCACCACTTCGTAGCCTACGCCCAGAATTCCGGGAACCTGCAAACCGAGAATTCCCAGCAGAAGTCCTCCAATACCGGGTTTCACCCATTCCGGAACCGGGATG
This window harbors:
- a CDS encoding response regulator; translated protein: MYKILIAEDDKISQKLAARFVGDMGHIPFVSPHGKHAYEALKAENDFDVLITDIMMPEMDGRQLVQTLRGDSQFMKLPIVIMSAVVGVSDISNLLALGATYFLPKPIDKAEFEEVIQRCLK
- the hypD gene encoding hydrogenase formation protein HypD — its product is MSFEILDKFKDPELCRELLGRLRDELDGEIRFMEVCGTHTVAIFRSGLHSVLPEEIVHLSGPGCPVCVTHESEVNAFLDLAGRENVIVATFGDLIKVPGDKGHCLKNAQADGARVEIIYSPFDALDIARKNPDSTVVFLGVGFETTAPTIAGTVLMARQQGLKNFKVLSFHKLVPPALEVLISDPETKIDGFILPGHVSTVIGVHPYDFIGEKYGKPAVVTGFDPVDILQGLLLMVRSAREENPKPVNQYIRAVSENGNPKAVEIMYQVFEPADALWRGIGSISGSGLEFRDEFSDFDAKKIFDLNIGECAPLPGCRCGDVLKGKMTPDKCPLFGKACTPAKPVGPCMVSTEGSCAAYFKYKVD
- the hypE gene encoding hydrogenase expression/formation protein HypE; translation: MSTNKVLLDYGSGGRASQRLISELFLKHFANPELDRLNDAASLQLSGKISVSTDSFTVDPIFFPGGDIGSLAVHGTVNDVAMLGAIPRYMTCAYIIEEGLPMDDLERIVSSMGAACSHAGVYIVTGDTKVVPRGMVDKIFINTTGIGEIIADPAPAGDRAAPGDVVLVSGTMGDHGLTILGTREGLSLESNVKSDSAALNHLLVKLVQEVPEIHVLRDPTRGGLATTLNEITASSNVCCELEESAIPVRPEVAGGCSFLGLDPLYLANEGKFLCILPQKYADMALNIMHADELGRDACQVGVITETNPGKVVLVTPLGGKRLLNMLEGEQLPRIC
- a CDS encoding EAL domain-containing protein — protein: MDPKLKECIEAVSRVVTEEGIAVYFQPLISLESRNVVGFEAFSRGVDREGRTVAGPGYLFNDLLPLAAQQRVENLCLKKSLESFLPINERYPEMLLFLNVNSSAYGAEEVTPSTLITDFDLNPRIIVFEFDVSQLKKSAPAKLIRELSAQGFRISLDNVDGSLQSRELLLRLQPDFAKLGRSYYEGVDSSKHKFDQARGAALILRETGAIAIAKGVETEAEALALAQAGIVLQQGYLYSDSRSEDGEQESFQDKVSRINGFYRSFRARNIRGSQEKFRDFHQVLKGAMTRLQQEDSGGTNWMLDDLARKTPGLVSAFVLNGAGKQISKRVLGQEADFIGRYIEPSSEGSDHSHEDYYMYLNSGFEKVAGCRSISAYSREPVRYLAGFFYQGGRRGAILVVEYVDKLR
- a CDS encoding chloride channel protein is translated as MVATSSEKNSIHHEPAINPRVQYVLLMFFSVAIGVAAAMGAFVFRWLIEQFQTLFWAEGSTFLDRVGDSPWWLVLLLPCLGGLAAGVIINRWAPEAKGPGVPEVIKAIAVRGGVIRHRITFLKALVTSLLIGCGASVGREGPVVQIGASLGSSAARLFRLDRSMLPVCVASGAAAGISATFNAPLTGTLFAIEILLLDTEMSYVSHIIVSSITASALSKFFWGDFPTFDAPKFIFSNFGELIIFFILGIMSGLVSLAFVHMIRFMENIFMRIPVPEWVKPGIGGLLLGILGLQVPGILGVGYEVVDMGMEGVLPLELAVIILICKMTATSLCIGSGMSGGIFAPSLVLGAALGVSVSSTMNMIFPQLALTHGQYALVGMGTVVAGTTLAPITAVLTVFELTYSYKIILPMMVGCITSALVVRLLKGYSVYEAKLLRQGINILRGHDESVLVNVSVDEVMDTEFDYLHTSDHLEKAASMVTDSPFPHFPVLDDDGRVAGILTLRDMRSWLKGNHDTGGAPAIVDTLMVRTVVSVNTDSNLKETLMLFERTGVSFVPVIKSDGKIAGIIKSREAFRIFREKRYKNRILSSSL